One window of the Clostridium sp. MB40-C1 genome contains the following:
- a CDS encoding glucosaminidase domain-containing protein gives MKGIKRLMKAIILTVLLSTMSFTVFAEEFVDMPSKTEISIIKPWTVNWNLDLDRSSINSTNVIVKDSSGNIVKANVLPGDNSKSIIVCPPTGGYTPNKNYTLTLSTNVKSSLGKKLTKAVRMSFTTSIKYEDCTSYSSLPVLKDIKFNNSPIMMNQKIDFNVYGSYTGQVQYRIFDFKYPNDTYDNVNKYPNNTYKELTTGYTSAKDGNIAYPVSLTNGLESGKHKIVVYVKRANKEGKYKDGNTDYDNYYSTYFKVLDSNIIKDKNINETVIYKEYDKNLDDAVKDQIGGAPIYSDNGWDTPSANLIKYYMNGNNFLDNYGKYMFLNLNYMEVSVEDLNNMLKGKGILVGTGAAFLQAAKESNINPIYLVSHALLETGNGTSTLAKGILVSSVDGKPVTPKVAYNMFGVHAFDSNPDKYGSEYAYSQGWFSVDAAIKGGAKFISSGYINSTKYMQNNLYKMKWNIAVTWHQYATDIGWARKQIANIKTLIESCKSAKPVYEIPKFK, from the coding sequence ATGAAGGGGATAAAACGACTAATGAAGGCAATAATTTTAACAGTTCTTTTATCCACAATGTCTTTTACTGTTTTTGCAGAGGAATTTGTGGACATGCCATCTAAAACAGAAATAAGCATAATTAAGCCTTGGACTGTAAATTGGAATCTTGATTTAGATAGGAGTTCTATAAATTCTACTAACGTAATAGTAAAAGATAGTAGTGGAAATATTGTAAAGGCCAATGTTTTGCCAGGCGATAATAGTAAGTCTATAATTGTATGCCCACCGACTGGAGGATATACACCAAATAAAAATTATACATTAACGTTGAGTACTAATGTTAAATCATCTTTAGGTAAGAAGTTAACAAAGGCTGTGAGAATGAGTTTTACAACATCTATAAAGTATGAAGATTGTACAAGCTATTCCTCTTTGCCAGTATTGAAGGATATTAAATTTAATAATAGTCCTATTATGATGAATCAAAAAATTGATTTTAATGTATATGGAAGCTATACTGGACAAGTTCAGTATAGGATATTTGATTTTAAATATCCAAATGATACATATGACAATGTAAATAAGTATCCCAATAATACATATAAAGAGTTGACTACAGGGTATACAAGTGCTAAAGATGGTAATATTGCTTATCCAGTATCATTAACTAATGGATTAGAGTCAGGAAAACATAAGATTGTAGTTTATGTAAAAAGAGCTAATAAAGAGGGAAAGTATAAGGACGGTAATACAGACTATGATAATTACTATTCTACATATTTTAAAGTTTTAGACAGCAACATAATTAAGGATAAGAATATTAATGAGACTGTTATATATAAAGAATATGATAAAAATTTAGATGATGCAGTAAAAGATCAAATAGGTGGAGCACCTATATATAGCGACAATGGATGGGATACACCAAGTGCTAATTTAATTAAATATTATATGAATGGAAATAATTTTTTGGATAACTATGGTAAGTATATGTTTTTGAACTTAAACTATATGGAAGTAAGTGTTGAAGATCTTAACAATATGTTAAAAGGTAAGGGGATATTGGTAGGAACAGGAGCTGCATTTTTACAAGCAGCCAAGGAGAGTAATATAAATCCTATATACCTAGTGTCTCATGCTTTACTTGAAACTGGAAATGGAACATCAACATTAGCTAAGGGTATTCTTGTATCTTCTGTAGATGGAAAACCGGTGACACCTAAAGTTGCATATAATATGTTCGGTGTACATGCATTTGATAGTAATCCTGATAAATATGGCTCAGAATATGCCTACAGTCAAGGATGGTTTAGTGTAGATGCAGCAATTAAGGGCGGAGCTAAGTTCATAAGTTCAGGATATATAAACAGCACAAAATATATGCAAAATAATCTTTATAAAATGAAATGGAATATAGCAGTTACATGGCACCAATATGCTACGGATATAGGTTGGGCAAGAAAACAAATAGCTAATATTAAGACACTAATAGAAAGTTGTAAGTCTGCAAAGCCAGTTTACGAAATACCGAAATTTAAGTAA
- a CDS encoding DUF5667 domain-containing protein has product MKKVRIFLATIIIVSGISGSAFAEGEVSLKDSAGITPDSIFYNVDKVLDDLQVNLTFDDEKKVEVISNIAEERLGESQVMAESNNEELAKEALEEYQENMDKANEGLEEITTKSEEVVINTQEVDKNKENVLEEETKDDDKKLQELEQKVIAKQMKSIEVLKSIQGKVGENAKETIAKIIEMQTAKKEAVINMVEKRHALNDAKKAYKKAVIDLKEAKKSGDQNAIKVAEETLNTQKIAYETSKEGFKKAFEEKKNVIKSINEAKKELKKEVKKDNKLNKEEIKKNKVEAKKEKVEEKLNTEVKKSQEQAKTKVKKANKAKEEVKVKVEKTSNKVKEEAKVKVEKANELKEQLKEKSEKINKVKEAAKEKVEKGK; this is encoded by the coding sequence ATGAAAAAGGTAAGGATATTTTTAGCAACAATAATTATAGTAAGTGGAATTAGCGGAAGTGCTTTTGCAGAAGGAGAGGTATCTTTAAAGGATTCAGCAGGAATAACACCGGATAGTATATTTTACAATGTGGACAAAGTTTTAGACGATTTACAGGTAAATCTTACTTTTGATGATGAGAAGAAGGTTGAGGTAATATCGAATATAGCAGAGGAAAGACTTGGAGAAAGTCAAGTTATGGCTGAATCTAATAATGAAGAGCTTGCTAAAGAAGCATTAGAAGAATATCAAGAAAATATGGATAAAGCTAATGAAGGATTAGAGGAAATTACTACTAAGTCTGAAGAAGTAGTAATAAACACACAAGAAGTAGATAAAAACAAAGAAAATGTTTTAGAAGAAGAAACGAAAGATGATGATAAAAAATTACAAGAGTTAGAGCAAAAAGTTATAGCTAAACAAATGAAGTCTATAGAGGTCTTAAAGTCTATACAGGGCAAAGTTGGAGAAAATGCAAAAGAAACTATAGCTAAGATTATAGAAATGCAAACAGCTAAAAAAGAAGCTGTAATAAACATGGTTGAAAAAAGACATGCTTTAAATGATGCTAAAAAGGCTTATAAGAAAGCAGTAATTGATTTAAAAGAAGCTAAGAAATCAGGAGACCAAAATGCAATTAAAGTAGCAGAAGAAACTTTAAATACACAAAAAATAGCTTATGAAACTTCAAAAGAAGGCTTCAAAAAAGCTTTTGAAGAAAAGAAAAATGTTATAAAATCAATAAATGAAGCTAAAAAGGAATTAAAAAAAGAAGTTAAAAAAGATAATAAATTAAATAAAGAAGAGATAAAAAAGAATAAAGTAGAGGCTAAGAAAGAAAAGGTGGAAGAAAAACTAAATACTGAGGTAAAGAAATCACAAGAACAAGCAAAGACAAAAGTAAAAAAAGCGAATAAAGCTAAAGAAGAAGTAAAGGTGAAGGTAGAAAAAACAAGTAATAAAGTTAAGGAAGAAGCAAAGGTCAAAGTAGAAAAGGCAAATGAATTGAAAGAACAGTTAAAAGAAAAATCAGAAAAAATAAATAAGGTTAAAGAAGCAGCAAAGGAAAAAGTGGAAAAAGGAAAGTAA
- a CDS encoding metalloregulator ArsR/SmtB family transcription factor, which produces MYTKVFKALAHPIRIKIVKKLINVELCVCELNENVEFTQSNLSQHLKILKDAGILKSEKDGLKIMYSIKDKRVIEIINIVDNMIKDEIENMSKKFI; this is translated from the coding sequence ATGTATACTAAGGTATTTAAAGCGTTAGCTCATCCCATAAGAATAAAGATTGTAAAAAAACTTATAAATGTGGAATTATGTGTATGTGAGTTAAATGAGAATGTGGAGTTTACTCAATCAAATTTATCACAACATTTAAAAATACTAAAGGATGCTGGAATATTAAAATCAGAGAAAGATGGACTTAAGATAATGTATAGCATTAAAGACAAGAGAGTAATAGAGATTATAAATATTGTAGATAATATGATTAAAGATGAAATAGAAAATATGAGCAAAAAATTCATCTAG
- a CDS encoding sigma factor yields MIKKNRDDFIEDNKNFIYTSTYKVCKKNLHWENDDELSIALIAFNKACDTYDGSKGNFFSYASILIKNSLIDFFKKSKDTPHLIFDSNDNEEKKHQYIDYKISLNQYEIDCENKHRSEEIVLFTQELKKYKLDFHCLIKSSPSHIDTRNNLLNLALICYKNEDILTYIKTKKLLPITQIALITNTRKKYIEKWRRYILTLVILLSSDDFPYIKSYLNIKVGDNYD; encoded by the coding sequence ATGATAAAAAAAAATCGAGATGATTTCATAGAAGATAATAAAAATTTTATATATACTTCAACTTATAAGGTTTGTAAAAAAAATCTCCACTGGGAAAATGACGATGAATTAAGTATAGCTTTAATAGCTTTTAATAAAGCTTGTGATACTTATGATGGTAGTAAGGGAAACTTTTTTAGTTATGCTTCTATACTTATAAAAAATTCATTAATTGATTTTTTTAAAAAATCAAAAGATACTCCACACTTAATTTTTGATTCAAATGATAATGAAGAAAAAAAACATCAATACATAGATTATAAAATCTCCTTAAATCAATATGAGATTGACTGTGAAAATAAACACCGTAGTGAAGAAATAGTGCTTTTTACACAAGAGTTAAAAAAATATAAATTAGATTTTCACTGTTTAATTAAATCTTCTCCTTCTCATATAGATACAAGGAATAATTTATTAAATCTGGCGCTTATTTGTTATAAAAATGAGGACATATTAACATATATTAAGACCAAAAAACTGCTTCCTATTACTCAAATTGCACTAATAACTAATACTAGGAAGAAATATATAGAGAAATGGCGCAGATACATATTAACACTGGTAATACTTCTTTCTAGTGATGATTTCCCTTATATAAAATCTTATTTAAATATAAAGGTTGGTGATAATTATGATTAA
- a CDS encoding 4Fe-4S binding protein: MKNKFKWIISMFFLVLAPFIAVRHQLMGGGPTGSPSVDALCPFGGLETLSTILKDGTYMQKITPSSFILLIAIIVLTFILGRAFCGYICPLGTIQSLITKIGKKLNIPQIKLNKSVDAVLRYAKYLVLFIVLFTTYKAGELILRPYDPWATFMHLSSGTEIFEEFLIGLIILITILISSLFIERAWCRYFCPLGAALSLTSLLRIFKVKRNSSTCVNCKACTHNCTMGLEIHSQDSTSSIECISCGECITSCPINKTLEMKKGNTSLSINKIGVTVILTLVLIIGGNMAMGNFKTSLSNKNVLNENGALNPDNIKGYMTLNDVSKEFNINTKDLLKACNLPNDTNIDKPIKELKDDLSKKGIEFDPSTLRVIVKEIIK, from the coding sequence ATGAAAAATAAATTCAAATGGATTATATCAATGTTTTTTTTAGTTCTTGCTCCTTTTATAGCCGTACGGCATCAACTAATGGGTGGAGGTCCTACCGGTTCTCCCTCTGTAGACGCTCTTTGTCCCTTTGGTGGTCTAGAAACATTGTCTACTATATTAAAAGATGGTACTTATATGCAAAAAATCACTCCCTCTTCCTTCATATTATTAATTGCAATAATTGTTTTAACTTTCATTTTAGGAAGAGCTTTCTGTGGATATATATGCCCTCTTGGCACTATACAAAGTTTAATAACTAAAATCGGTAAAAAACTGAATATACCACAAATTAAATTAAATAAATCTGTTGATGCAGTCTTAAGATATGCTAAATATTTAGTTTTATTTATAGTATTATTTACAACATATAAAGCTGGAGAATTAATATTAAGACCTTATGACCCCTGGGCTACATTTATGCATTTAAGTTCTGGAACTGAAATCTTTGAAGAATTTTTGATTGGTTTAATTATATTAATAACTATCCTTATATCCTCACTATTTATTGAAAGAGCATGGTGTAGGTATTTCTGTCCATTAGGAGCAGCATTATCTTTAACGTCTCTTCTTAGGATATTTAAAGTTAAAAGGAATAGTTCTACTTGCGTAAACTGCAAAGCTTGTACTCATAACTGTACTATGGGTCTTGAAATACATTCACAAGATTCTACATCAAGTATTGAATGTATCTCTTGTGGAGAATGTATAACTAGTTGTCCTATAAATAAAACTTTAGAAATGAAAAAAGGCAATACTTCTCTATCCATAAATAAAATTGGTGTTACTGTAATCTTAACTTTAGTTTTAATTATTGGTGGCAATATGGCAATGGGCAATTTTAAAACATCTTTATCAAATAAAAATGTCCTTAATGAAAATGGAGCATTAAATCCTGATAATATAAAAGGATATATGACTTTAAATGATGTATCTAAAGAATTTAATATAAACACAAAAGATTTATTAAAAGCATGTAACTTACCTAATGATACCAATATAGATAAGCCAATAAAAGAACTTAAAGATGACCTTTCAAAAAAAGGAATAGAATTTGATCCTTCTACTTTACGTGTTATAGTAAAAGAAATTATCAAATGA